In the Candidatus Auribacterota bacterium genome, AGTGCGTTTTTAACCTCGATGATTTTCTTGGTTACATCCCGCCGCTCCGCTCGCTCGAGATCGTGCGCAGCCGCATGCCGCAGATTGATGCGACAATCAGAGAAATCGGCGCCCTCCTCGGCATCGACCATGGGAAGATCGGCTGCACGGGCTCGATGTCGTTCGGGAACATCGGGGAGGCACACGACTTCGATCTCGTCTTCTACGGGGAGGTCGGCTTACTACGGGAGGTTCTCTCGGCGATCTACGAGATCGTCAAGGATCCCGCGAGGCAGGTATTCGAACTGGGGATGCTCTGGGCGATCCGATTCTATGACACCGCGGGGAACATGATCTGCCCCTTCTTCTCGTATGACGATCCGTCGGAGATCCCGCTCCCGAAATTCGAGATGGAGCTGCACGCAGGCGACATCGAGGCTACCATGACCATCGGCAATGACGACCACACGGGGTTCATGCCGTCTTTTCTCCCCCTCTCTGGAGCGAGTGCGGGAGGGGAGAGCCTGGGGGAGAATTCCGTGCTCATTATCTACCACGGGGGGAAGAGGGGAGAATACCGCAAGGGCGACCACGTCAGAGCGAGGGGCCATCGCGTCCGGGTGAGTACGGCGCGAAGGGAGTTTGACGCCATCCTCGTCACCGACATGGGCAATACGGAGAAGCTGGTTAAGTGTTGAGGGTTGAGCGTCTGAAGTTTTGATGTATTCGCCATTGCGCTCATCCCTCAACCCTCAACGGTTCTTTAACAGAGGAGATTTCACCATGATCAATGACATACTGGAAATTCTTCAAAGGGACGCCCGCACCACGCCCGAGGAGATAAGCTCCATGCTGGGGAAGAGCGCCGACTCGGTAAAAAAGGCGATCAAGAAACTGGAGCGCGACGGAGTCATTCTCAAATATAAGGCCATTGTGAACAGGGAGCTCCTATCCCCGGCCGAGCGCTGCGTCCGTGCGCTCATCGAGGTAAAGATCATGCCGCAGAAGAACGTCGGCTTCGATCGGATCGCGGAACGTATCTATCGATTCCCGGAGGTGAAGAGCTGCCTGCTGCTCTCCGGCGGCTACGACCTGCTGCTCACCGTCGAGGGGAGCGATATCCAGAGCATCAGCAACTTCGTCGCCGAGAAGCTTGCCCCGATGGAGAATGTTCAGGGGACGGTGACGCATTTCCTGTTGAAGAAGTACAAGGAGGATGGGGATATCCTGTTCGCGAAGCACAGGGAGAAGCGCCTCGCGATTACCTTTTAATGGTTAAGGGTTGAGTGTTGAGGGATAAGTGGCTTCAGCATACCCTCAACCGTGCATTATGATAGCGTCAAGGAGTTAGGCGTGAAGATAAAAATAGCCAGGCGCGTGAGAGAGCTGGCTCCCTCGGGCATCAGGGCGTTTTTCGACCTCGTGCTCGGGATGGATGATGTCATTTCGCTCGGCGTCGGAGAGCCGGATTTCGACACGCCGTGGCATATCAGGGAAACCGGGATTTACTCGCTTGAGCGGGGATACACGTCGTACACCTCGAACAAGGGGTTGCGGGAGCTCCGGGTGGCGATCGCTGATTTTCTCAAGTCTCGCCACGGGCTCGAGTACGATCCCGACGACGAGATCCTCGTCACCGTGGGGGTGAGCGAGGCGCTGGATCTCTCAATGAGGACCATTCTTGAGAGGAATGATCAGTTCCTTGTCCCCCAGCCGAGTTTTGTCTGCTACGCGCCGCTGGTGAGCCTGGCGGGGGGAAAGCCCGTCTGCATCGAAGTTTCTGAGAAACAGGGGTTCAAGCTGACCCCGGCGGTGCTGCGTGAGAATCTCGGGCGATCAGTCCGCGGCGTCATTCTCAACTATCCGTCCAACCCCACCGGCGTGTCTTACAGGGCTCAAGAGCTCGAGGCCCTGGCGGCCGTCCTCCGCCGCAGTGAGCTGATTGTGTTGAGCGATGAGATATATGACGAACTCACCTACGAGTTCACCCACACGGCTTTTCCCACGCTTCCCGGGATGAAGGAGAGAACGATCTATCTCAACGGCTTCTCCAAGGCCTATGCCATGACGGGGTGGAGGATCGGCTACGCCGCGGGCCCCAGAGACGTCATCGCGGCGATGACAAAAATTCATCAGTACACAATCATGAGCGCGCCCACGACCGGTCAGGTCGCTGCCTGCGAAGCCCTTCGTCGGGGGCAGAAGGACGTTGAGGAGATGAAGCGGGAGTACGCGAGGAGGAGGAGCCTCGTGTATCGCCGATTGAATGAAATGGGGCTCGCCTGTGTCAAGCCTGACGGGGCATTCTATATATTCCCCTGCATCCGATCGACGGGGCTCGACTCGATGGGCTTCTCGCAGCGGCTGCTCAAGCAGGAGAAGGTTGCCGTGGTGCCCGGCACCGCATTCGGCAGGGTCGGTGAGGGATTTATCAGGATATCATACGCCTCGAGCTACGACAGCCTCAAGGAAGCCCTTGACCGAATTGAGAAATTTATCAGTGGGCTGAAGGCCTCGCATTGAGCGTGGAGGGCAATCGCCTGCTCCCTCAGCCCTCACCAATAGTTCTCGAAGCCTCGTCCAACGTGAGCCCTCAGGGGCCGGCAATAGTGAGCACATACTTCATCTCAGAAAATAGCTGGCAGAAGTTCATTCAGTCGCTGTCCCGGACCGTCTCGGTGTACTATCCCGAAGCGGCGGGCGAGGATTATCATCTCGCGCCCGCCTTGCAGGGAGCGCCACCCCCTCTCTTATTCAACCGATACCGCACTGTCCAGCCGCTCAAATCGCTCTTCTTTGAATTCCGTCGCGGCGTGGGGAGCTATTTCGGTGGGAGTGGCGAGGAGGAGCGCGGAGGAGAGCAGGTGGTTGTGGGGATGAAGGGCTGCGACCTCAAGGCGATGGCGGTGCTCGATTTCGTGTTTGCGGGTGAGGTGCCCGATCCTTTCTACCTGAGGAACAGGGAACGGACACTCATCATCTCGTCAGACTGCACGGGGTTCAAGAAGGTCTGCTTTTGCGTCCTGGTGGGAGGGAAGCCGCACCCGGAGGAGGGCTACGATCTCAACTACACGCCCCTCCCGGAGGGCTCCGTCGTTGAGGTCGGCACCCCGAAGGGGATGGCGCTTGTGGATCGTTTCAAGGACTACTTCGCTCCCGCGACGCAGGAGCAGCTGGAACAGCGCGCGGAGGCGCGTGAGCGCGTGGCGGCCCTGCTCACAGAGCACCAGAAGGGGTATGGATATCTGTGGGGAGGGGTGACGAGGGAGCTCATGGAGCGGGTGTTCGAATCGCCGGTATGGGAGGAGGAGGCGGAGCGCTGTGTGGAGTGCGGGGCGTGCAATTTCGTGTGCCCCTCGTGCCATTGCTTTTTTCTCTCGGATCATGGCCGGGAAAATTTCAGGCGGGTGAGAAATTGGGACGCGTGTCAGTATAAGGGATTTGCGAGGGTCGGTGGCGGCGCCAATCCGAGGCCGGAGCTCTACCAGCGCCTCCGCACCCGCTACGAGAAGAAATTCTGCTTCTGCCCGGCCGTGATGGGCGTGAACGGGTGTACCGGCTGTGGCCGCTGCGTGGAGGCCTGCATCGGAAAGATCGATATGCGGGAGGTTCTGAAGAGGCTCAGCGGTTGTAAATAAGTGTTCACCACGGAGACACGGAGGGCACGGAGAAAAACAACAAGGTAGTAACCGCGGATTAGGCGGATTGCGCGGATTTTCTTCGCATTGATCTTTGAACCTTAAACTTTACACTTTCACCTGTAACAGCGCTCCGCGACCTCCGTGTCTCCGTGGTGGAAAATCAAATCAATGAAGAACATATATCTTCCCCTCAGGGGCACAATTGAAAAGGTCATCGAAGAGAACTCGACGATCAAGAGTTTCCTCATCGTGCCGGACGAGCTGGTGTCCTTCTGCGCGGGTCAATTTATCGAGCTCACCGTGCCGGGAATCGGCGAGGGGCCATTCACGCCCTGCTCGTCGCACTATGCGACCGGTACGCTGGAGTTCACCGTCATGAAGGTGGGGAAGGTGACCACCGCCCTCCACGGCATGGGGGCCGGTCAATGCGTCGGCCTGAGGGGGCCGTATGGACGCGGTTATCCCCTGGAGAAATTCGAGGGCAGAGCGATCCTTATCTGCGGCGGCGGCGTCGGCCTCGCGCCCTTGCGGTCGCTCCTCCTCACGCTGCGCCATGACATCGAGCGCTACCGTGGGGTGTTGCTGCGCTACGGGGCTCGCACGCCCGCGGATATTATCTACAAGGCCCAGCTCGCGAAGTGGCAGAAGGATGAGAAGTTAGATGTGAAGGTGACGGTGGACAGGAGCGATGCGGGCTGGACCGGACAGGTGGGTCTCGTGACCACGCTGCTCGAAGACCCGGTCATCGATCCGGAGAATTCGGTTGCGGTCGTCTGCGGCCCTCCGGTCATGATGAAGTTCACCACCTTCAAGCTCCTCGATGTCGGATTCGCCCCCGGAGATATCTACCTCTCCATGGAGAAGAACATGAGTTGCGGGTTCGGCAAGTGCGGCCATTGCCGGCTCGGCAGCTACTATGTGTGCAAGGATGGCCCCGTGTTTACCTACGAGCAGGTGAAGGATTTGAGAGAGGTGTGGGAATAAAGCAGGGAGAAGAGGGAAGGGAGAAGGGGGAAGCGGAAACGTTAAAGACAGTTGCTGCCCCCTACGCCCTGCTCTCTTCACCCTGTAGTTCCAAGGAGGAACTACAATGACCAAATGCGCCGGTTGCGGAACAGACAACCCGCAGAAGAGTAAGTTCTGCGGCGAATGCGGCATGAAGCTCAAAGAAACCTCTGCCGAAGTTCACATGGATCGTGGGTACGCCGCCCTCCGACGGGGTGCGGTGGAGCAGGCCATAGAAGAGTATAAGGAAGCGCTCAGGCTCGACCCATCTGCCTCGCGTGCCCACAGGGAGCTCGCCTCGATCTACTACCACCGTAACATGCTCAAGGAGGCGCTGGAGGAAAACAAGGAGGCAGTGGCGCTCGACCCTGATTTCGGCATCGCGCACTACGAGCTGGGGACGGCGTATTACCGGCTCGGGCGGTTCGATGAGGCGATTGAAGCATACAAGAACGCGGTCAGGGCGCACCCCTCGCTCTACCTCGCGTACTTCAGGCTCGGCTTGATCTACTATTACCGGGGGCACCCCGACAAGGCGATCGAGATGTACGAGAAGGCGCTTGAACTCAATCCCTCTTTCAAGGTCATACACTATCACCTCGCGATCGCATACGCGCGGCGGGGGCTGCTCAAGGAGACGATAGAACAGTTCAAGATCGTGCTCCAGATGGATCCGAAGATGGCCGCCGCCCACTATCACATCGGCTGCGCCTACTACTACAAGGGCGATCTGGATAAGGCGATGGCGCACTTTGAAAAGTCACTCGAACTCGATCCTCAGGATGAGCGGTCGGCGCGTAACCTGAGGACACTGAAAGATTTGAGGGGAAAATTCTTTTAAATCCCAGGTTATAGAAGCTGACATTATTTGGGATTTTGGATTTTGACATTGGGATTTCCGTATGAAGCCTCTGCTCATCAACCTCGACATCTGCAGCGCGTGCCCGCAGTGCGTCATCGAATGCAGCTACTATTATCATCCGGGAAACAGGGGGATCGACCGGCTGCGGGAGCTCGTGACCTACGCCCTGGTGTGCCGGCGTTGTGAATACGGCACCTGCGTCCAGGCGTGTCCGGTCGAGGCGCTGGAGAGGGATAGCGCTGGTGTGCTGAGCAGGTATAGCATGCGCTGTATCGGCTGCGGGTCCTGCTCCCATGCATGCCCCTTCGGGACGATCTATCTCGACCTGCTGCCCTACCAGCTTTCCGGCTGCGACCTCTGCCGCGACAGGGCGCTGCGGTCGCCGCCGCTGTGCGTGCGGACATGTCCCTACGGGGCGTTGGGCTACCTGGAGGTTGAAGAGGATAAAGAAAAGGGAGTCTATCTGGTTGACGATGGCATCGCGGTCATTTCACACCACTGGGCGCGACATGGAAAAACAGTTCAAGGTTGAAAGTGTAACGCGTAAAGAATAATGGAAACTTTCCTGATCTACCTTATATTCCCGGGGTTCATCTTTACCGCGGCACTCGGCATGATGGCGCGCTGGCTGGACAGGAAGGTCACCGCAAGGCTCCAGTGGCGTGTCGGCCCCCCCTGGTATCAGTCATTCGCGGATATCGTCAAGCTCCTCGGGAAGCAGACAATCGTCCCCCCCGAGTGCCGGAAGCCGGCCTTTCTCCTCGCGCCGGTCCTGGGCCTTGCCGGTATGATTGCTGTCTCCGGCATGCTCGGTGCGGTCAGCCTGAATCCCGCGCGCGGCTTCGCGGGCGATCTCATCGCGGTGATCTGCATCCTCGCCGTGCCGTCGCTCGCGCTGTTCATCGGCGGGCGAGCGTCGGGGAACCCGCTCGCCGAGATTGGCGCGAGCCGGGAGATGAAGCTCATGGCGGCATATGGAATCCCGTTCATCCTCGCGGCGTTCACGCCCGCCGCGAAGGCAGGATTGACGGTGGCGCTCGGGGACATTCTCGCGTGCCAGCACGTGCGGGGAGCTCTCCTCTGGAGCCCCTCCGGCATCCTGGCGTTCATCGTCGGGCTCGTGTGCATGCAGGCCAGGCTGGGATTTGTCCCGTTCGATAGCCCCGAAGCGGAGACGGAAATCGAGGCCGGCCCGCTCACGGAGTATTCGGGAACCTTGCTCGCGATCTTCACCCTGATGAAAATGATGCTGGTGGTCATCGTGCCGTGGTTTCTGCTCATCCTTTTTGCCGGCGGCGTCCAATTTCAGGGGTGGGGGATCGCACGCTCGATGCTGCGGTATCTGCTCATGCTTATCATAGCGATCCTCGTCAAGAATACGAACCCGCGCATCCGTATTGACCAGGCGCTCAGGTTCTTCCGGGGGCCGGTGACCGTTGCCGCGGCGGCGGGCGTCGTGCTCGCGTTGCTTGGCTACTGACATGAAACGCATTGCACGTGAAGAGTGAAGCGTGGAACGTGAAGCGTATGATGTCGTATATTCGCTTCACGCTTCACGAACGACGATTCACGTGCACGAGGTGTTATGAGTCTAAAATCGTGGGCCTTCAAAAAGTCTCCGTGGGTCTTCCATCTCTCCGCGGGCTCATGCAATAACTGCGACATTGAGATTCTGGACTGCCTCACGCCGCGTTACGATGTGGAGCGCTTCGGCATTCTCCTCGTCGGGAGCATCCGCCACGCCGACATCCTCCTCGTGACCGGCGCCGTCAACAGGAAGGTCGCGCCCAGGATCCGTGAGCTCTATGACATGGCCCCAAGGCCGTGCCTCGTGGTTGCGTGTGGAACATGCGCCTGCGGGCAGCACATGTTCAAAGAGAGCTACCATACGATGGAGCCGCTCGACGCCCGTGTGCCGGTGAGTGTATATGTCCCCGGCTGCCCCCCGAAGCCGGAGGCGCTCATCAGCGGTATTGTGAGAGCGTTGCAACAGTTCAAGGTGTAAAGTCTAAAGTATAAGGTTAAAGAAGTATGAACGCCATGCTGGAAGTGATCAGGGAAGGCCTCAAGGACGACGTCGCCAACTGGGATGAGCGCCGCGGCCGGCGGGTCTACTGCGATGTGCCCCGGGATAAAATTGCCGAGGTTGCCCGCGCGCTCGTCGAGACGTACCGTCTGCGCTTCATCACAGCCTCGGGGACCGATACGCGATTCGCCGTGGAGATCCTCTATCATTTTTCAGTGGATGAAGAGGGCGCGGTCCTGTCGTTGCGCGTTGCCCTGCCGAAGGATGCTGCGCTGAGTTCCCCGAATGAGCATCTCGAGGTTGACTCACTCGCACCTTTCCTGAAGGCGGCCGAGTGGATCGAGCGAGAGATGCAGGAGATGCTCGGCGTGACCTTCAGGGGCCACCCGGATCCGAAGCGGTTGTTGCTCGCATCCGACTGGCCCGCGGGGAGCTATCCGCTGAGGAGGGAGAGTGAGGTGCCGGAGTGACTATAGCGCGCCCTTCAGGGAGCGGATGCGTGGATCGTATCGGCGTGGGGGCGTGTCGGCGTTTCGGGGAACAGTAGTGCAGCGCATCCTTCGGGATTCGAGATAGAGATTATATGTTATGACAGAGAGAATAATATCCATAGGGCCGTACCATCCCCTCCAGGAGGAACCCGCGTGCTTTAAGCTCCACGTTGAGGGCGAGCGGGTGGTGAAACTCGACATCGAGCTCGGCTACAACCACAGGGGGATTGAGAAACTGGTTGAGTCGAAGTCGTATGATCAGGGCATCTTTCTCGTGGAGAGGATCTGCGGCATATGTTCCACGAGCCATCCGTTCGCGAGCGTCAACGCGCTGGAGAACCTCATCGGCGTCGAGATCCCCGAGCGCGCGCGGTATATCAGGAGCGTCGTCGGGGAACTCGAACGAATCCATTCCCACCTCCTCTGGCTCGGCCTGGCGGGCCACTTCCTGGGATACAACACCCTGTTCATGTGGGCCTGGAAGGCGCGGGAGATCGTCCTCAACCTGTTCGAGCGCATCAGCGGGAACCGGCAGAACTACGCGATGTTCAAGGCTGGCGGCGTGCGGCGTGACATCAGGGATGAAGAGATCCCCGACTATCTCAGGGAGCTCGCGCAGCTGACCCCCGCCCTGGACAGGTTC is a window encoding:
- a CDS encoding Lrp/AsnC family transcriptional regulator, whose translation is MINDILEILQRDARTTPEEISSMLGKSADSVKKAIKKLERDGVILKYKAIVNRELLSPAERCVRALIEVKIMPQKNVGFDRIAERIYRFPEVKSCLLLSGGYDLLLTVEGSDIQSISNFVAEKLAPMENVQGTVTHFLLKKYKEDGDILFAKHREKRLAITF
- a CDS encoding aminotransferase class I/II-fold pyridoxal phosphate-dependent enzyme, with amino-acid sequence MKIKIARRVRELAPSGIRAFFDLVLGMDDVISLGVGEPDFDTPWHIRETGIYSLERGYTSYTSNKGLRELRVAIADFLKSRHGLEYDPDDEILVTVGVSEALDLSMRTILERNDQFLVPQPSFVCYAPLVSLAGGKPVCIEVSEKQGFKLTPAVLRENLGRSVRGVILNYPSNPTGVSYRAQELEALAAVLRRSELIVLSDEIYDELTYEFTHTAFPTLPGMKERTIYLNGFSKAYAMTGWRIGYAAGPRDVIAAMTKIHQYTIMSAPTTGQVAACEALRRGQKDVEEMKREYARRRSLVYRRLNEMGLACVKPDGAFYIFPCIRSTGLDSMGFSQRLLKQEKVAVVPGTAFGRVGEGFIRISYASSYDSLKEALDRIEKFISGLKASH
- a CDS encoding 4Fe-4S dicluster domain-containing protein is translated as MSTYFISENSWQKFIQSLSRTVSVYYPEAAGEDYHLAPALQGAPPPLLFNRYRTVQPLKSLFFEFRRGVGSYFGGSGEEERGGEQVVVGMKGCDLKAMAVLDFVFAGEVPDPFYLRNRERTLIISSDCTGFKKVCFCVLVGGKPHPEEGYDLNYTPLPEGSVVEVGTPKGMALVDRFKDYFAPATQEQLEQRAEARERVAALLTEHQKGYGYLWGGVTRELMERVFESPVWEEEAERCVECGACNFVCPSCHCFFLSDHGRENFRRVRNWDACQYKGFARVGGGANPRPELYQRLRTRYEKKFCFCPAVMGVNGCTGCGRCVEACIGKIDMREVLKRLSGCK
- a CDS encoding FAD/NAD(P)-binding protein, producing the protein MKNIYLPLRGTIEKVIEENSTIKSFLIVPDELVSFCAGQFIELTVPGIGEGPFTPCSSHYATGTLEFTVMKVGKVTTALHGMGAGQCVGLRGPYGRGYPLEKFEGRAILICGGGVGLAPLRSLLLTLRHDIERYRGVLLRYGARTPADIIYKAQLAKWQKDEKLDVKVTVDRSDAGWTGQVGLVTTLLEDPVIDPENSVAVVCGPPVMMKFTTFKLLDVGFAPGDIYLSMEKNMSCGFGKCGHCRLGSYYVCKDGPVFTYEQVKDLREVWE
- a CDS encoding tetratricopeptide repeat protein produces the protein MTKCAGCGTDNPQKSKFCGECGMKLKETSAEVHMDRGYAALRRGAVEQAIEEYKEALRLDPSASRAHRELASIYYHRNMLKEALEENKEAVALDPDFGIAHYELGTAYYRLGRFDEAIEAYKNAVRAHPSLYLAYFRLGLIYYYRGHPDKAIEMYEKALELNPSFKVIHYHLAIAYARRGLLKETIEQFKIVLQMDPKMAAAHYHIGCAYYYKGDLDKAMAHFEKSLELDPQDERSARNLRTLKDLRGKFF
- a CDS encoding 4Fe-4S binding protein, which encodes MKPLLINLDICSACPQCVIECSYYYHPGNRGIDRLRELVTYALVCRRCEYGTCVQACPVEALERDSAGVLSRYSMRCIGCGSCSHACPFGTIYLDLLPYQLSGCDLCRDRALRSPPLCVRTCPYGALGYLEVEEDKEKGVYLVDDGIAVISHHWARHGKTVQG
- a CDS encoding NADH-quinone oxidoreductase subunit H, whose translation is METFLIYLIFPGFIFTAALGMMARWLDRKVTARLQWRVGPPWYQSFADIVKLLGKQTIVPPECRKPAFLLAPVLGLAGMIAVSGMLGAVSLNPARGFAGDLIAVICILAVPSLALFIGGRASGNPLAEIGASREMKLMAAYGIPFILAAFTPAAKAGLTVALGDILACQHVRGALLWSPSGILAFIVGLVCMQARLGFVPFDSPEAETEIEAGPLTEYSGTLLAIFTLMKMMLVVIVPWFLLILFAGGVQFQGWGIARSMLRYLLMLIIAILVKNTNPRIRIDQALRFFRGPVTVAAAAGVVLALLGY
- the nuoB gene encoding NADH-quinone oxidoreductase subunit NuoB; its protein translation is MSLKSWAFKKSPWVFHLSAGSCNNCDIEILDCLTPRYDVERFGILLVGSIRHADILLVTGAVNRKVAPRIRELYDMAPRPCLVVACGTCACGQHMFKESYHTMEPLDARVPVSVYVPGCPPKPEALISGIVRALQQFKV
- a CDS encoding NADH-quinone oxidoreductase subunit C, yielding MNAMLEVIREGLKDDVANWDERRGRRVYCDVPRDKIAEVARALVETYRLRFITASGTDTRFAVEILYHFSVDEEGAVLSLRVALPKDAALSSPNEHLEVDSLAPFLKAAEWIEREMQEMLGVTFRGHPDPKRLLLASDWPAGSYPLRRESEVPE